The region CGAAGATCGCCAATATCTTCCTTGATCTTGGCGTCAACGGTCACAACGGTAATTTTATCAATACTTTCAGCAGAGATACGCTGCTCGGGGATCTCGAATCGGATTCCGCCAAGAACGGAAACAGTTTCAGCCAGACCGTGCTTAACCTGCAGAAGACTTGATCATGGCGCGTGACATAATGAAAAAACTCAGATTCGACAATCGTGCAATTAAGAAAGACCTAAAATTTTTTGCAGGCATTCGAGCCAGGAATGACAGACGACAGTTAACAAAATCGAAGAGAGCGGGTCTGCGGAATGTCGGCATGGTGTGGAATTGCAGTGTGCTGTGTCTGGCACGCTGCGGTACGCGGATCTATGCCGGTCCGCTCTGAGTCATAAGGAAAGGAGATCGTCTATAATTTAAACGCCTTGTCCGGCAACCGAATGCGATGGAAGACTGTATCCAGAAGGATACAGTTTCCGTCATTTACATAGAATTCTTAAAAAGGAGAGCCCCTTGAAGAAAAGAATACTTCTTCTGTTACGTTTCGTACTTATCCTGTCCACCATACTGATGATGACCTATTCCAAGCGCGGGCTGAATATCGCATCGCCCGGCTACCTGGTCGCCCTGCTTTACTTCATATCGAACATAATATTCTACTTCATCCCCGAAACCAAATTCTCGCGCCCGGTTGTCACCTTTGCCATCTTCCTGACCGATGTCATCGCCATCTCGCTGGCCATATACCTCGCACAGGGTATGCAGACGGATTTTTACCTGATCTACTTCCTCATCATATTCATCGCTTCGGTAGGACAGGATCTGCGCGGCAGCATACCGATCGCCATCGTTGCCAGCATTCTATATGGCTGGCTGCTCTTGCGGGCAAACCCCGGAATTTCGATCCTCGATTCGGCGATCCTTATCCGAATACCGTTCATATTTATCGTATCGATCATAAGTAGTTACTGGTCGACCGAGATACGCCGCGAACTCACCGAAAAGAAAGAACTGGAGAATTTCGCGCATAGGTTGGAGCAAGAGATCGCCAGAATGACCGCAGAAGAAATCGATCTGAAAAGCTACCATGACACGGTCATCAACAGCGTAGCCAGCGGCGTGATCGCGGTGAGCAGCGATGGAGTGATAACGACCATAAACCCCGAAGCAGCACGTGTACTGGGCACCAGCCGGTCTGCTCTCATGGGGAAGAACATCAAAGATATCGATGGCCTTGAACCAATGTGGCAGAAAATGCAGGAGGTCATCGCTTCCAGCACACCCTCTGACCGCGTGCAGGTAGCGATCAAAAACGCGCACAATGAAACGATCCCCGTGGGTCTATCAGTTTCGCCGATGAGTTCATTAAACCATAGTATTTCCGGCTGCGTCGGCATTCTTCGCGACCTCTCCGACATCAAAGCGCTTGAGGAAAGATTGCGCCACGCGGAGAGATTATCCTATCTCGGCAAAATGGCCAGCTGGGTCGCCCATGAGATCAGAAACCCGCTTACCGCGATCGACGGTTTTTCGCAATTGCTGGCGAAGACGCGCGAACCCGACAAAATAAAGGCGTTCAGCGTCGAGATCCACCGCGGAACAAAACGCATAAATCACATCATCGACGACATCCTCACTTTCGCACGCACGAAAACACATATTAAAGCGGACGATATCGACCTGCGCCAGCTCATGACTCAAATAACCGAGAATATGGGAAACGTAAGAATTTTCATCAGCGGCGACGTGAACACCCGGATCAAAGGTGAAGAAGAATCCCTGAAGAGCCTATTCAATAACCTGATAAGTAACAGCATCGACGCCATGGATAAGGACCCAAAGCTGACCATAAAGTTCTGCAGGAAAGACCAGTGGCTGGTGACCGAGATGGCAGACAACGGCAGGGGAATGTCTGCCGAGAACATAAAAAAGTTATTCACGCCATTCTTCACGACGAAAAGCCGCGGCACAGGGCTCGGTCTCGCCATAGTGAAGAAGATTGTTGACGACCACGGCGGAAAACTTGAGATCGAAAGCGAAGAGGGTAAAGGGACGACCTGTCGTGTCTATTTGCCAGCAGGCGATAAATAAAGGAGGATACATGAAAAAAAGGTTATTGGTATGCGATGACGAAGAACCTATCCGGCTCTTATTGACCGAATCACTCCAGGATATCTATGATATTGTGGAAGCTTCCAACGGCAAGGACGCACTGAGCCTTGCGCTAAGAGAGCATTTCGACCTCA is a window of candidate division WOR-3 bacterium DNA encoding:
- a CDS encoding ATP-binding protein; amino-acid sequence: MKKRILLLLRFVLILSTILMMTYSKRGLNIASPGYLVALLYFISNIIFYFIPETKFSRPVVTFAIFLTDVIAISLAIYLAQGMQTDFYLIYFLIIFIASVGQDLRGSIPIAIVASILYGWLLLRANPGISILDSAILIRIPFIFIVSIISSYWSTEIRRELTEKKELENFAHRLEQEIARMTAEEIDLKSYHDTVINSVASGVIAVSSDGVITTINPEAARVLGTSRSALMGKNIKDIDGLEPMWQKMQEVIASSTPSDRVQVAIKNAHNETIPVGLSVSPMSSLNHSISGCVGILRDLSDIKALEERLRHAERLSYLGKMASWVAHEIRNPLTAIDGFSQLLAKTREPDKIKAFSVEIHRGTKRINHIIDDILTFARTKTHIKADDIDLRQLMTQITENMGNVRIFISGDVNTRIKGEEESLKSLFNNLISNSIDAMDKDPKLTIKFCRKDQWLVTEMADNGRGMSAENIKKLFTPFFTTKSRGTGLGLAIVKKIVDDHGGKLEIESEEGKGTTCRVYLPAGDK